A stretch of the Campylobacter concisus genome encodes the following:
- a CDS encoding ABC transporter six-transmembrane domain-containing protein, translating into MQNNAFKTLKSIATEHNKKLILTFTLVLAENGLFLAYPIFAGFAINAIMQGNTLNALIYALFVLVAWLVGAIRRRVDTQVFANIYAKLAVNVIMNEKQNAKDDSAIIARVALSREFVNFFETHFPMFFTSVISIIGSAFMLIFVEPKVAVACFAVMTFFLIFLPRYIKKNDDLYLRLNDRLEKEAKVIGVFNKSTLNRHYDVVSKFRIAISNREAMSYFIIGISASLLFLVAIIVLSSQQTNAGHIYSVMTYIWNFVISLDDSPKLIEEFSNLKDIGKRIDAQNKDNDAQ; encoded by the coding sequence TTGCAAAATAATGCCTTTAAAACGCTAAAGAGCATAGCGACCGAGCACAACAAAAAGCTCATTTTAACCTTTACTTTGGTGCTAGCAGAGAACGGACTTTTTCTAGCCTACCCGATATTTGCTGGCTTTGCGATCAACGCAATCATGCAAGGAAATACGTTAAATGCCCTAATTTACGCACTTTTTGTGCTCGTAGCGTGGCTTGTAGGAGCCATTAGACGTCGCGTGGATACGCAAGTTTTTGCAAATATCTACGCAAAGCTTGCTGTAAATGTCATCATGAATGAAAAACAAAATGCCAAAGACGACTCCGCCATCATCGCCAGAGTAGCGCTCTCGCGAGAGTTTGTAAATTTCTTTGAGACGCATTTTCCTATGTTTTTTACATCGGTTATTTCGATCATCGGCTCAGCGTTTATGCTCATCTTTGTCGAGCCAAAGGTCGCTGTGGCGTGCTTTGCCGTGATGACCTTTTTTCTTATATTTTTACCAAGATATATCAAAAAAAATGACGACCTTTATCTTCGCTTAAATGACCGCCTAGAAAAAGAGGCAAAGGTGATAGGTGTTTTTAATAAAAGCACGCTAAATAGGCACTATGACGTCGTTTCTAAATTTCGTATAGCGATCTCAAATAGGGAGGCGATGAGCTATTTTATCATCGGTATTAGCGCTTCGCTGCTCTTTTTGGTGGCGATAATAGTGCTAAGCTCGCAGCAGACAAATGCCGGCCACATCTACTCTGTGATGACCTATATATGGAATTTCGTCATCAGCCTTGACGACTCGCCAAAGCTTATCGAGGAATTTTCAAATTTAAAAGATATAGGCAAGAGGATCGACGCCCAAAATAAGGACAATGATGCACAATAA